TATATTGAATATCGAAATGGTAACATCTTCATCCTGTTTTAGATTATAGCGAATATTTGTCTCAGCAGAAAATGGATTCGAGAAAGAGACGAGAAGCGAAGTCTGGTAAATGGAATTTCCTATTATACGTTTATATTTTTTTGAAAGTTACTTAGAAAAAAATGTGTATTTCTCTGTCAAAAATTGGCTTTTTTAAAAAAAGAGTGCCCGATACTAAAGTATTTTATTTCTTCAATAAATTTGACAAAAATTCTCTATGATAACGTTTAGGTGAAAACTGATAATCAGGAGTTCGAATGACAAATAATAAAATTATTGCTGAATTGAAGAAAAAAGCACAACAGGTTAGAATTGCTATAATAAAGATGTTGGGAGAAGCCGGTTCCGGGCATCCGGGTGGTTCTCTATCCGCAACGGATATTTGCACGGCTCTCTTTTTTCATGAAATGAAGCATGATCCGAGCAATCCAAGTTGGGATGAACGTGACAGATTCATACTTTCCAAAGGTCACGCGGCTCCCCTATTGTATGTTCTGTTGGCAAAATCCGGATATTTTGACGAATCACATCTTGCAACCTTACGAAAATATAAATCCATTTTGCAAGGGCATCCTGCTTCTTATTTAACTCCTGGTGTGGAAATTTCTACAGGTTCACTTGGGCAGGGACTTTCCATCGCTGTGGGGATTGCTTTAGCCGGAAAAATGGATAAAAAGGATTTTCAAGTTTTTACCTTACTCGGAGACGGAGAATTGGACGAAGGCCAAATTTGGGAAGCTGCCATGTTTGCTTCTCATAAGAAATTGGACAATCTTTGCGCAATTGTGGATAGAAACTTTTTGCAAATTGATGGAAATACAGAAAAAGTGATGTCTCTTGAACCGTTAAAAGATAAATGGGAATCTTTTGGCTGGAAAGTAGTTGAGATTGATGGGCACGATTTCTCCGAAATTCTTGGGGCTTTTGAAAATTTTAAGAATAACTATAAAAGACCTTTTTTGATTATTGCTAAAACGGTAAAAGGCAAAGGTGTTTCTTTTATGGAAAACAAAGCAGAATGGCATGGGAAACCGATAAAGGGTGAATTGCTGAAAAATGCACTTTCGGAACTCCGAATGAAAGGAAAAAATGAACATGAATGAAAACTTACCGATTCGAGATGGCTATGGAAAAGCACTTATCCAACTCGGGAAAAATAACCCTAATATAATCGTTATGGACGGAGATCTTTCCACTTCCACTCGGACTAACTGGTTTGCGGAAAAATTCCAGGATCGTTTCATAGATGTGGGAATAGCAGAGCAAAATATGATTGCAATTGCAGCCGGATTAAGCCTTGAAGGAAAAATCCCGTTTGCCACAACTTACGGAACTTTCGTGTGTGGGAGAGCTTTTGACCAAATACGAAATACAGTTTGCTATTCCAAACTCAATGTAAAAATCGTTGGCTCTCACGGTGGGATTTCGGTTGGGGCTGACGGCGGATCACATCAAGCACTCGAAGATATCGCCCTTATGAGAATTCTTCCCAACATGACAGTTGTGGTGCCATGTGATCATATCCAAGCATATAAAGCGACGATGCAATTGGCAAAATTAAAAGGTCCTGCTTATCTCCGGCTTGCCCGCGAAGCAACAGCTACCATCACAAAAAGGGAAGATGATTTCATTATCGGAAAAGCAGATATTTTGGTGGAAGGAAAAGATTGTGCGATATTTTTTGCGGGAACTATTGGAGCAGAGGTGATAAAAGC
This Candidatus Cloacimonadota bacterium DNA region includes the following protein-coding sequences:
- a CDS encoding transketolase C-terminal domain-containing protein — encoded protein: MNENLPIRDGYGKALIQLGKNNPNIIVMDGDLSTSTRTNWFAEKFQDRFIDVGIAEQNMIAIAAGLSLEGKIPFATTYGTFVCGRAFDQIRNTVCYSKLNVKIVGSHGGISVGADGGSHQALEDIALMRILPNMTVVVPCDHIQAYKATMQLAKLKGPAYLRLAREATATITKREDDFIIGKADILVEGKDCAIFFAGTIGAEVIKAAKILRAKKIESTVINMHTIKPIDKEIIIKYAKKFGKMIIVEEHLKAGGLGSAISEVLAEKYPAKVKNIAIDDRFGESGQPDVLLDAFGLSGERICEQVERFLLEE
- a CDS encoding transketolase, which codes for MTNNKIIAELKKKAQQVRIAIIKMLGEAGSGHPGGSLSATDICTALFFHEMKHDPSNPSWDERDRFILSKGHAAPLLYVLLAKSGYFDESHLATLRKYKSILQGHPASYLTPGVEISTGSLGQGLSIAVGIALAGKMDKKDFQVFTLLGDGELDEGQIWEAAMFASHKKLDNLCAIVDRNFLQIDGNTEKVMSLEPLKDKWESFGWKVVEIDGHDFSEILGAFENFKNNYKRPFLIIAKTVKGKGVSFMENKAEWHGKPIKGELLKNALSELRMKGKNEHE